The following coding sequences lie in one Aspergillus puulaauensis MK2 DNA, chromosome 3, nearly complete sequence genomic window:
- a CDS encoding putative RNA polymerase II Elongator complex associated protein Kti12 (BUSCO:EOG09263L9T;~COG:F;~EggNog:ENOG410PNHT;~InterPro:IPR027417,IPR013641;~PFAM:PF08433) — protein sequence MPLIILTGYPCSGLTYRANQLAAALEETQTQLFSSDTPPKSKYKIHVVSTHDNVNHPRTVYDTARTEKEARGIAYTRAKRMLGKDSFVILDGMNYIKGYRYQLWCEAKAFGTTSCVVHVGTPIDQCVANNEARIERKNASNENKESKNQSENQKSNSESSPKTSPSASNNEAGEASEASDPYPPDLLDNLIFRYEEPSMNSRWDKPLFTVPWPDAEPPIAEIWTALTGIPHPSTIPQEGQEEPSISPLTAALNSTSLSSAASTTTRRTPGAATTTAGGGRGTLSTRPRVAIKPHQATVLPATSDSSALYNMEKRTSAIVQAIRTFTLSNPSAKAALAASNQQQQQRQHKQPDDAPDRQEEGIRVPVPESSTPIFIPAHIVLGSVTDDLAAAGGVLTLPRLQRLRRQWITLNRAYIGAPHAAGKGGGGLKDEELGDAFVRFLNADFADEIGA from the exons ATGCCA CTCATCATCCTAACCGGTTACCCCTGCTCGGGGCTAACCTATCGCGCAAACCAACTCGCCGCGGCCCTAGAAgaaacccaaacccagcTCTTCTCCTCCGACACGCCCCCAAAGTCCAAATACAAGATCCACGTCGTCTCGACGCACGATAATGTCAACCACCCGCGGACAGTGTACGATACGGCGCGcacggagaaggaggcgCGCGGGATCGCGTATACCCGGGCAAAGCGCATGCTGGGCAAAGACAGCTTTGTGATTCTGGACGGCATGAATTATATCAAGGGGTATCGGTATCAGCTCTGGTGTGAGGCGAAGGCTTTTGGGACGACAAGTTGTGTT GTTCATGTTGGTACACCGATTGACCAGTGCGTTGCGAACAATGAGGCCCGGATAGAGAGAAAGAACGCTTCCAACGAAAACAAGGAGAGCAAAAACCAAAGCGAGAACCAAAAGTCAAACTCCGAATCCTCACCAAAAACGTCACCCTCAGCCTCAAACAACGAAGCCGGCGAGGCCAGCGAGGCCAGCGACCCCTACCCACCAgacctcctcgacaacctcatCTTCCGCTACGAGGAACCCTCCATGAACAGCCGCTGGGATAAGCCCCTCTTCACAGTCCCCTGGCCCGACGCCGAGCCCCCCATCGCCGAAATCTGGACCGCCCTAACAGGCATCCCGcacccctccaccatcccccaagaaggacaagaggAACCCTCAATATCCCCCCTCACAGCCGCCCTCAACTCAACATCCCTCTCCTCAGCCGCAAGCacaacaacaagaagaacccCAGGCgcagccaccaccacagcaggaggaggccgaggaacGCTCTCAACCCGCCCCCGCGTCGCAATAAAACCACACCAGGCAACCGTCCTCCCCGCAACATCCGACTCCTCAGCTCTATACAACATGGAAAAACGCACGTCCGCAATCGTGCAAGCAATCCGCACCTTCACGCTCTCGAACCCATCTGCAAAAGCCGCCCTCGCTGCGTcaaaccagcagcagcaacagcgcCAGCATAAACAACCCGACGACGCCCCGGACCGCCAGGAAGAGGGCATCCGTGTCCCTGTCCCGGAGTCCTCAACGCCTATCTTCATCCCCGCTCATATCGTCCTAGGGAGTGTAACGGATGACCTTGCCGCTGCCGGGGGTGTGCTTACGCTCCCGCggctgcagaggctgaggaggcagTGGATTACGCTGAACAGGGCGTATATTGGGGCGCCGCATGCGGCGGGGAAGGGAGGTGGTGGGTTgaaggacgaggagctgggagATGCGTTTGTGAGGTTTTTAAATGCGGACTTTGCAGATGAGATTGGGGCTTGA
- a CDS encoding putative C2H2 finger domain protein (COG:S;~EggNog:ENOG410PPUY;~InterPro:IPR013087), with translation MSSIKTDPENMSLTQSMLHMDHHSQSRHIPGNSHLASRPQDDELLSQDNFSLCSSTAHSHDNSDKPWAMNDVDSIDSNSIASSKPDSPAVQMLSFPLSQHALLHSAVGASDIMYSAGSDFHGLPDVGEQNDMDFSKAQDYNHYTSLFDFSAFENDVNSQNGTHTSCTPEHGSPAGDAWNSIVDTRYNQGSVDHFSGNVFQHMPVSPPLTEASNDLSVTSSCSHSGYPAFMSHEDAMLKDITATPVGGQGINLGDPIFPLTPPLNEQDPNRTIRPSKSVRRPTLQLSPTQPPVKQDSEFFPPLPVKEPLRPRSKDGSESRNPRDHPFYSLPTHNDGKYYCPFANGDKPCNHPPTTQKCAYHKYLDSHLKPYRCRVPSCMDAQLHFSSNACLFRHEREAHGLHGHGDNPHLCLFEGCDRSIPGYGFPRRWNLFDHMRRVHDYASSERPSSPDASPTSNQTKKKETTGRKRRVTGVSGAQTMKRTRSTQSQTNPLKALQQTTAHYGQNIQAAERNYYNCHGRLLEQLRNISPQDSAMHDKVNASLQELITLGITYRQAQASQAVAQITNGVPA, from the exons ATGTCTTCCATTAAAACCGACCCAGAGAATATGTCTCTTACCCAATCAATGCTTCACATGGACCACCACTCCCAATCAAGGCATATCCCAGGAAATTCTCATTTGGCCTCAAGACCCCAGGATGATGAACTTTTGAGCCAGGATAACTTCTCCTTGTGTTCAAGTACAGCCCACAGCCATGACAACTCCGACAAGCCATGGGCGATGAATGATGTGGATTCAATTGACAGCAACTCCATTGCGTCAAGCAAGCCTGACTCTCCAGCAGTTCAGATGCTCTCCTTTCCATTATCTCAACATGCGCTGCTGCACTCCGCAGTTGGCGCCAGCGACATCATGTACTCGGCTGGTTCCGATTTCCATGGTCTCCCTGACGTTGGCGAGCAAAATGATATGGACTTCTCTAAGGCCCAGGACTACAACCACTACACATCCCTATTTGATTTCTCTGCCTTTGAAAATGATGTCAACAGCCAGAACGGCACTCACACATCTTGCACCCCAGAACACGGCTCGCCTGCCGGCGACGCCTGGAACTCCATCGTGGACACCCGATATAACCAAGGATCCGTGGACCATTTCTCTGGAAATGTTTTCCAGCACATGcctgtctctcctccctTGACGGAAGCGAGCAATGATCTCTCTGTTAcctcttcctgctcccaCTCTGGATACCCCGCCTTCATGTCCCATGAGGATGCCATGTTGAAAGACATCACAGCCACTCCCGTTGGCGGCCAAGGAATCAACCTAGGAGACCCAATCTTCCCTCTTACACCACCCCTAAACGAACAGGACCCCAACAG GACCATCCGTCCATCCAAGAGTGTGCGCAGGCCAACTTTGCAATTGtccccaacccagccaccGGTCAAACAGGATTCCGAATTTTTCCCACCACTTCCCGTGAAGGAACCACTCCGACCAAGGTCCAAGGATGGCAGTGAGTCGCGAAACCCGCGCGACCACCCTTTCTATTCTCTGCCTACCCACAATGATGGAAAGTACTACTGCCCCTTCGCCAATGGAGACAAGCCTTGCAATCACCCACCCACTACCCAGAAGTGTGCTTACCA CAAGTACTTGGATTCCCATCTGAAGCCGTACCGCTGTAGGGTCCCGAGCTGTATGGACGCTCAACTTCACTTCTCTTCCAATGCATGCCTGTTTCGTCATGAGCGCGAAGCCCATGGACTCCACGGACACGGAGATAACCCCCACCTTTGCCTCTTTGAAGGATGTGACCGTTCCATCCCAGGATACGGCTTCCCCCGCCGCTGGAATCTCTTTGACCACATGAGGCGAGTCCACGACTACGCTTCCTCTGAGCGCCCCAGCTCCCCGGATGCTTCCCCCACCTCCAACCAGaccaaaaaaaaggaaaccACTGGACGCAAGCGCCGAGTCACTGGTGTCAGCGGTGCTCAGACCATGAAGCGAACCCGCTCCACCCAGTCCCAGACAAACCCATTGAAGGCCCTCCAGCAGACCACTGCCCACTACGGTCAGAACATCCAGGCCGCTGAAAGGAACTACTATAACTGCCACGGACGTCTCCTTGAGCAGCTCCGCAACATCAGCCCCCAGGATTCTGCCATGCACGACAAGGTTAATGCCAGCCTCCAAGAGCTCATTACCCTCGGGATCACCTACCGTCAGGCTCAAGCCAGCCAGGCCGTTGCCCAGATTACCAACGGAGTCCCTGCATGA